From Triticum urartu cultivar G1812 chromosome 2, Tu2.1, whole genome shotgun sequence, a single genomic window includes:
- the LOC125535857 gene encoding sialyltransferase-like protein 5 produces the protein MTRASPSTQQPSARRPTVVLLLWLALAFCLAVLFIQSSFTSPSAPRARTLDSPDQPSAEASRLDLDPDQVRELSGFQSHVQQCVASRGLGLTADIVDHCKLVLKFPEGTNSTWYNAQFKFFEKLKYEYDVCETILLWEQYRNMTTVLTREYLDVRPDGWLDYAPKRIAQLGAKKCYNRTLCEELLSILLPARPPFHPRQFATCAVVGNSGDLLKTEFGQEIDAHDAVFRDNEAPVNKKYAKYVGLKRDFRLVVRGAARNMAPILKGSSDEALIIKSLTHKEINAVIKELPNPVYLFQGIVLRRGAKGTGMKSVELALSMCDIVDIYGFTVDPGYTEWTRYFSAPRKGHNPLQGRAYYQLLECLGIIRVHSPMRAQRVEDWSDVPSRDEIRRAHAAAFRLKRRETGQADEPGPFSNCKVWGTVDPDYGPVSGTSDMSETRRNSNYSKWELLPLESLRSEAQEHHAQMGGVSLYKMDGNKLDDLVCVRHNRSSG, from the exons ATGACCAGGGCATCGCCGTCCACGCAGCAGCCCTCCGCGCGGCGGCcgaccgtcgtgctgctgctgtgGCTGGCCCTCGCCTTCTGCCTCGCCGTCCTTTTCATCCAGTCCTCCTTCACCTCCCCGAGTGCGCCCCGCGCCCGAACCCTAGATTCTCCGGACCAGCCCTCTGCTGAGGCGAGCAGGCTGGATCTCGACCCCGACCAGGTCCGGGAGCTCTCGGGGTTCCAGTCCCACGTCCAGCAATGCGTG GCAAGCAGGGGACTTGGCCTCACAGCCGATATTGTTGATCATTGCAAGCTAGTCCTTAAGTTTCCTGAAGGAACCAACAGCACTTGG TATAATGCCCAGTTCAAGTTTTTTGAGAAACTAAAATACGAATATGATGTCTGTGAGACTATCCTTTTGTGGGAACAG TACCGCAACATGACGACTGTCTTGACAAGGGAGTACTTAGATGTGCGACCTGATGGATGGCTGGATTATGCACCTAAAAGAATAGCACAGCT TGGTGCCAAGAAATGCTACAATCGTACTCTGTGTGAAGAGCTTCTTAGTATTTTGCTGCCTGCTAGACCCCCTTTCCATCCACGCCAGTTTGCGACATGCGCAGTCGTTGGCAACTCAGGAGATCTCTTAAAAACAGAGTTTGGACAAGAAATTGACGCTCATGATGCTGTCTTCCGAGACAATGAGGCACCTGTCAATAAG AAATATGCAAAATATGTTGGGTTGAAAAGGGACTTCCGACTGGTTGTCAGGGGTGCTGCTCGAAATATGGCACCAATACTGAAGGGTTCAT CTGATGAGGCGCTTATTATAAAAAGTCTGACACATAAAGAAATAAATGCAGTGATAAAG GAACTTCCGAATCCCGTTTACCTTTTTCAAGGTATAGTCCTAAGAAGAGGTGCTAAAGGAACTGGTATGAAGTCTGTAGAATTGGCCCTTTCCATGTGTGATATTGTCGACATTTATGGTTTTACGGTTGATCCTGGCTACACAGAATG GACGAGATACTTCTCAGCCCCTAGGAAAGGACACAACCCATTGCAAGGCCGAGCTTATTACCAACTTCTGGAGTGCCTCGGA ATAATTCGGGTCCATTCTCCAATGAGAGCACAACGGGTGGAAGATTGGTCGGATGTGCCAAGCAGAGATGAGATCAGAAGAGCGCATGCTGCAGCTTTTCGTTTGAAAAGGCGTGAAACGGGTCAAGCAGATGAACCGGGGCCATTTAGCAATTGCAAGGTATGGGGAACAGTTGACCCAGACTACGGGCCGGTATCAGGAACTTCAGATATGAGCGAAACGCGGAGGAATTCAAACTACAGCAAGTGGGAGTTGCTCCCACTCGAGAGCCTGAGAAGTGAGGCTCAGGAACACCATGCCCAAATGGGTGGCGTATCTCTATACAAGATGGACGGAAACAAGTTAGATGACCTTGTTTGTGTGAGGCACAACCGTTCATCTGGCTAA